TGGGTGTCCGCTTACCAGTGCCGATTGAGCTCGCGCGGAGgcagtgggagagagagagagagagcggaagaaacAAGAAGCGATAGAGAGTCAACACACGTGTCGTTTATTATGTTGAAGCGCAGTGAGGTGAATGGCTGCaacatgcgtgtgtgcgtgcgtgtgtgtgtgcgtgcagagCGACTGGTTCGATGCGTGCGCAcgagggagcagcagcagcggcagggatgggggaagagggagaaagagcacGCGAACAGAAGAATGAAGCGAAGAGGAGCATCAACAACGAGAGGCAAaggcgaaaaggggggagagggtggaagGCTACCGAACCGTAACCGAAGAGGAAAATGCACCCATGCAACGACAGCACAATACGAAGGGGCGATGGACGGCTCAGACGGCAAGCgacagtgcgtgtgtgtcggtgtacGCGCTTGCGGACACCGAGGATCCAAACGAGAGTGGCCGTGAAAGCAAatgcaaagaagaaaatgcTGGTGTGCATACGTAcaggggcgtgtgtgtgcgtatgtacgttggaggaggaggggcaacAGGGATtgagcagaggaggtggtagggagcgagagaagagagaaaaggtggggggtgaggagggggcagcagTACGGGTGATTGCACGGTCCTTCTCCCACCAAGCACAGGGACATGTATGGATCAGCTTCTTCGACTCACTTGTTTTGGAGCTGCTTAGGCTGCGACTGAGCTATTACTGCTGCGTGTACGAGTGTGATGGGCCACATGATGCTCTACCGCTGACCTTCAAATGAAGAGCACAAGAGCGTAATTCCAGTCTGCGCTCGGTGGGGGCGAACGCACTCCTAGAGAACGTTGAGGGAGCTGGTGCGCCCGGTTTGACCAGTGATAGCAGTTCGCTCTCTcgatctctttctctcttcactgtTGTCATGGTCGCCACTGGCGCTATGATGGACTTGGTTTTCCTGTGCATATACACCGGGGTGTGGGCATAGGCATGTCGGCTTCTCCGTTTAGCTTAAAACAACTGCGACATGGTGACACTCTTATCCGAGAACGaccgcacgcacgcacgcacgcacacacagagaggaagagaggcaagCAAACGCTGTCCCCTTCTCCCTGAAGAAAACAACAGCGCAGCGTTACACCACGAAAACGGCCATCACGCCTTACCGCCGCCAAGTGGCAGACGCAGGGCAGACGTCTGGCGTTATTCGTCATCATTATCGCCGATGAAGACACCACATAGGTGGGGAAAGAAACACAcgtcccccttccccaaaTAAGAgggcgacacacacacacactgggGCAGGTAAATCggtcttttcttctctccggCACTTCCTTGCCCGCCCTGCCTCCATCCACAGGTtagcgaagagagagggaggggggaggtaaCATTGACGCACTACCCGTCGCAGGTGATTAAGCGCTTGTGCAGGCGAATGTGTGCCGGGAGAGCGCACGaccatcccccctcccccaccggcCCATTTGTGTTCGGCATCACTTACGTAGTCTTTGCCCTTACGCTTCGCTTGGCCGCCGGCTTGTTCACTGGCGCCTTTGGGGACGACGCTTTGCTAGTCGCTTGGTTCAGACTGGGCAttggcaccgctgccgtgacGTTGGTTGTCGTTACGACTGccttccccacaccagctgccgccacagcgccATCCTTCGGCTTCCCCGACATAGGTCGCTTCTTCTTAAGGAGACCAGGCGGCAGTGTGGCTAGCTGAGACTTGAAGAGGTCCGTCTCGAAGTCGATGCCGAGGCTCTTGAGGTAGTTgttattctctctctcggtccGCACCGCTTTGATGAGGAGGCCTACAGGGTTCTTACGGCGCACGTCGTGCTTCTTCAGCGGCGTCCCCTTTGTTTTGTACGCGTAGGCGAGcgcgcgacggcggctgaCCATCTGGCGCGACGGCATGGGCCGCCGCATCGTgacggcgcgcgcgcgtacGGCCATGCCGCCCAGCGCCATGCCGTTGCACTCCTCCACCACAAGCGGTATGACGGATTCCCTGTCGAACTTAACGTATGCGATGCCGCGGGATCGGTGGGAGCGCTTACTACGAACGCAGAAGCAGCTCAGCACCGTTGCCCCAAACTGGCTCAGAAACTTGCAGAGCTGCGGCTCTTGGAACTCAGACGGCAGAAAGCTCAGGCGCACGGCGCGGTATGGTTCGAcggcgccgttgctgtcGCGCTGCCGGGGCGCAGGGGAGGATGCCTGCTTGCCGGCCCCCATCTcttcgtcctcgtcgtccagGGCGGAGCTGTCCACTATTTCGCTAAGGTTATCCGCATCGTAGTCgacagccgcgccgccgttCAGCATGTCATCTTCATCATCACTGGAGTTTTCCTCGTCGCTCGGTGCCGGTTGTGCAGCCTCGTCTTTCTTAGCCCACTTGGCCTTCACAATGCCGCTGCGTTTCTTCGTGGCACTGCTGGCGGTTTTCGTGGCCGCCTTGACTTGCCGTCCCTTCTTTCGAAGAACAGCAGCCGGAGGGGCatgcctcgctgccgcccccaCCGGCGCGTTGATGTGCGTGGTCTGGATGGCCTCCGCGGCCGCCTTTACCGTCGACTTGGCAAAGGACAGCTTCTTGCGCTTGCCCGTCGCGGCGGCTCTGTTGGCCTTCTTCAGGGAGCTCTTCGGTGGCATTACGAGGTGGTattggtggtggtggagggagaaggcgcaCTGTCCCGCGTCTGTATGAAAGAGGCTTATGCACGTGAGGCagtgcttgcgtgtgtgtgtgtgtcagttGCTCTCTTGTTTGCTCGTCTCGTGCAGCGGACTCGCGCTGACTCTTTCCTCTGACCTGTCGAGcacacggacacacacacagcgaggtACGGTGGCACACTCAGAGCGTCGATAGAATCGGAGAAGGAAAGCATAAAAAGAGCGcgcagaaaagagggaaaggaagcgGGGAAGTAGAGGAGGTCGTTCGCGCGGCAGCGTGATGACATGTCCAACTCAGCGCCTCTCTTTGCTGATTCTACAGGTATCCGGTAGAGGCGCACGGGCGGATATCGCCTCGCCCCCCCTTCCCAACTCCTGGGGTGTGAagcggggagggagagggagaggggggattgaagggggagagagaataGGGCGGATAGATGCAGCCGTGCTGCGAgtctcgccccctcccctcccctccccccgttttcccctttcctccgtcgtcctcttctccctcatgTCCCTTCCTCACTCAAacgcttttctttcctttaAATTGCGTCTCCCTCTTGCATCCTGTCCGCGTGAAACGCgcgtgggagagagcgagcgagcagaTGCCGCGCTGTACATCGATATCCACCAAATCAATCCACATCCAAGCACATACACTACAcgtcgcgcgcgctctctctctccgccgtCTTCTCTACGActgcctcccttttcccccttcatctttctctttcctgccTTCTATCGTTGACTacaccgcggcagcactcGCAGTGTCGTAGACACACCATTACGATGGAGAAGAAGCCGGAGGctgcgaaggagagagagaggggaggaggtgaggcaggagggaggtgctggcggcggcaagaGGGAGTGCTCCTCAGCCTGTTTTTCAGCTCTGAGCTGCGAGCATAGgcgaagaaacgaaaaggcTGATGAAATGCAGACGTGAAGCGCTAAGAAgagcgcgtgcgcgcacacgcacacgtcagTCAACATACGCGACGCGGACGAAGACGCAAGTGTACACAGCTACATTGATAAGAGGAGGGAAACGGCTGAAAATAGATTGTGGCCGACCGACCgagcgagggagggtgggtggggagggggggggtagaagGACTGCATGGACCAAGAAGCACGCACGTCAGACACGACGCACGTAAGGAGTGGGAGGGTGTCACGACGCACCAGCAACGGAAAAGATCCAGCTGACcgccgtcaccacctcctcttgtGACACGCCCTCAAGGAAAGAGACGAGCGGGACGCCCATGAAGGTCGGGTTTGGGGCCGCTGGGGAGGCTGCGCCGCTGAGGAAGTACCGCTCCGCCTCGCCCTTTGATCCTGACGCTGTCGGTGGCGCCAAGGCCGGTGCCAGCTCGCGCCACAGAGTGCACACTACCCCCTCCGCTTTCTGCGCCAGCATCAGGAGCTCCTTACCAACTGCCTCGGAGACGtgcgccacagcggcagtcTCCGTAGCGTTGCCGGTGCCCTGGCGTACTGAGGCCGCCGCAGGGCCTCCACCGGCACCAGTTCCTCCGCGCTGGCGCAGTCGCAAGCTCGCTGCTTGAATCACCAGAACAACGTCCTCGTAACagcgcgccagcaccgcttgccactgccgcacctCTATCTttgacgctgctgaggtCACGACGGTTGGGTCCTGGCGAACAGACGAGGTAGAGCGACGGCCTGTGCCACTATCACCGTTGCGTCGGCCCAGGAATAggagcggcgcgccgccaccaacaCCAGCGCGGCCCTCTACCAGCAGACTGGCGAGCCATCGCACCCGCTCAGCaatcttctcctccacctgaCCTTCTctggccaccaccgcggcccGGGCAGCGAGCCGAcgcgcgccaccggcgtTTCCAGTGAAGCTCACGTCCTTCTCCTCGACTGCCACCGACCGTGAGGGTGAGCCAGTGCCGCTACTGAGGTTGCCTGTGCGGCCATCCCCACCGTTTAGCACGCTGAGAGCCGCCTTGACCAGCAGCAGAGTGCAGCTCTCCACAGGAAAGCCCGACGGTTTGAGAGGGCCCACGTAACGGTGCACCACCCACGGCGCCTCGTCCACCAATGCCTCAGcttcctgcgccgctgcgcatgcTCGCGACTTCGATGTGCAGGCGAGGATGGAACGCATCTGCGCTGGCGTCGCCTCGTGCACAAAGACCCTCAACGCAGCCTCTGCCGCGTCCTCGGCAAAGATGTTGCCCCCATCGTCAGCAGGAGGCGACGTGACTGCCACATCGCTTAGCTGCCCATCACCGTCGGCTGCGTCGCTGGCTACGGCGGCCGCCGAGACCACGCCGCCGGGCTTCTTCGCAGCAACGGTGATCAATGTGCGTGTTGCGTCGGTGCCCTCGGCTTTGTACTTCGCTGGCAGGAACGGGAGCAACTCTGCCAGCGCGCTTGCCACCAGCAGGCGCGACTCCTTTTCCGCCGGGTCCGATGACTCAATAGCGGAGGACAGCTCACGACAGAGCGTCTGCACACCAGCCCACAGAGCGCGCATCTCGTGGCTGTCCACCGACACATCGTGAGCCGTGGCGAGCGTAGTCGCGATGGTGTGATGGTCGCCTCCGTCGCGGACACcggacgagagagaggcatgGGAGAcacgttggtgctgctggtgtgggtgcgacgaggacggcgaggaTATATCCGCGTCGGCGGAGGCGACGGGTGAGTGGGATAGCAAACCGAGCTCGaaccaccgctgcaggcaccAGCGTAGCCATTGCGCCCGAAGCACAGAGAGCGTAGGCGACGACGCGTTCGTTGATGTTGGCGTCGCGGCGTTGTCCGgcaaagggaagagagcgtTGTAGACGTCAAAGAATGGCCTGCCCACTACACATGCGGCCATCAGAGAGGGACGTAGCTCCATacgcagcacctgcacggcaagagccaccgctgccgccgcctcgtcgaCACTTACGCTGCTCGCGTTCGTGCGGCTCATggcggcgtgctgcagcgccgcagcactgcgctgctgtgcgagcTGCACGAGAGTGTTGGTGATGGCGTCCTGCGAAGTCAGCACCGCGATGGCTGTGCTCCTGCCAGAGCGTGAGGCTGAACGGCGGGCGGGGCTGGTTGCTGTGCGTCCACCTGCACTGGCCTGAGGGTGACTGCCCATTGGCGTTTCCAGCGGCAtgcaggcagcggcaccaacACTGATGGGCGGCAGGGAGGTTAAAAGGGCACGGAGAAGCACCAGCAGGCACAGCTGAGCCGTGTTttctgcgccagcagcgacacTCTCTCCAtcgccagcggtggcgtcaGCGTCGAGAGTCGCTTCCTCAGCAGCCGAGTCACGCACGGCACACTCAATGGTGACCCATAGCGAATTCAGCAGCGGGGCGGCGAGTCGGCGGTTTGCTGGCAAGACGGCCGTGATGAGCTCAGCATAGTTGGCTGCCAACGGCCAGTGCAGCCCACGCACCGCCTGTGCAAAGGTTGGAGAGGCCGCCAAGTATGTCTTAAAGCAGGCGACGGCATGGTGGACGTTGAAGTCGCTGAGTGTTGCCAGCAGAACGGCGCTGAAGTGAAGAGCGTTGCGCACGAAGGCGAAaggcacgccgccgccagcgtcgcTCTCACTACCACCACAGAGTCGCGACTGCGCATTCGCGACGGAGGCGAACAGGCAGTCGACAAGGACATCGAGGCCGTGGCCACCGTAGTGCATTAGGATCTGAGCTAGCTCCGGAACAGCGCTGAGGATTGCTTCCCAGACGCCCGTGCGAAGCATTGCCTGCTGAGCGTCGTAGCCGTCTCTGCCTGTGCTTCCGAGCGTTACGTTCCTCTCACCCTCCAAGTCCCACTCACCAGATGGGTAAGCAGAGAGCCAGCGAAGGGTGACAGGTAGCGACGACATCGGCGTTGCAGTCGCTTCGTTGCCCCTCATCAGTACCTCGAGGGCGTCTGCCGGCACCGACTCGCGCACCTTCATACAGAACCACGCACCAGCCATCGAGGAGCCGTGGGACGGGATAGGTCCACCGGCGGCATCTGCAGCGGCCGACTCAGCTGGTCGCTGCAGCGGAAGTACTGTGGACACATGACCTGCAGCTCGCACAGCTacgtggaggagcggctTATCTGCAGTTGCTGCCTCGGCTGTCAATGCGGGTGCCTGCGATGTAGTGGGCTTCGTATGCTTCGGCATCGGGAGTGATGGCGGCAagggcgacagcagcaccggggCGGCGCTACGTACATCCTTGCCGCCGACATCGCTCAGGATGCTGccggcagccacagcagctccAAACAACGATGCAGGCTTGTCGCATCTGCCCGCGAAGCCGCCGCGAGAGTCcacgtgtgtggaggggtgaGGATCGTTTGCGCTACCGCCGTACCGCCTacgtgcagcggcgccaccagTGCTGGCTGGCATGTACACCGGCACCTTGTTGGCTGGCACGTCAGGTAGCGCATcctccagcggcaccacctcgaTGTCCACATGTTTGCCAGTCAGCACTGTGTATAGCTGCCGCAGAAAGGCACCGGCACAGCCGTCTGCGCCGTTCATCATGCCATCTACCATAGCTGCACTCACTTCCACCCCttgctggcgcagcaccttACGCAGCACAAACCAGTTGCTCTGCTTGCTCGCGGCGCCAGCCTTGTTCTCGAAGCTGTGCAGCGGCACATGTGGCCAGTAGTGAGCACAGATGTGTGCAAACACATACCCGTTTGCCAAGTCACGCTTCGGGTACTTCACGAAGCTGCCGAGTTGCAGGGACTGCAGCCATGTCAAGATCGCGCGAGGGAGCACGGCACCGGTGCGAAGCGAAaagggcggcgcagctgcagccagCGAGGAGGCAACGCTAGCCGACTCCTTCCCCATCGTGGAGCTTCGCCGGGCAGCGGCAGATCCCGCCTCTGAGGACGACGCGTGCGTCATTcgccccgctgccgctccggCTGGTACGTGTGAGTTGGCGCAGGCTGCACAGAGGAGGGTATGGGGGAGGTGAGTGGCCCCGAACTGA
This genomic window from Leishmania braziliensis MHOM/BR/75/M2904 complete genome, chromosome 10 contains:
- a CDS encoding RNA-binding protein-like protein, whose translation is MPPKSSLKKANRAAATGKRKKLSFAKSTVKAAAEAIQTTHINAPVGAAARHAPPAAVLRKKGRQVKAATKTASSATKKRSGIVKAKWAKKDEAAQPAPSDEENSSDDEDDMLNGGAAVDYDADNLSEIVDSSALDDEDEEMGAGKQASSPAPRQRDSNGAVEPYRAVRLSFLPSEFQEPQLCKFLSQFGATVLSCFCVRSKRSHRSRGIAYVKFDRESVIPLVVEECNGMALGGMAVRARAVTMRRPMPSRQMVSRRRALAYAYKTKGTPLKKHDVRRKNPVGLLIKAVRTERENNNYLKSLGIDFETDLFKSQLATLPPGLLKKKRPMSGKPKDGAVAAAGVGKAVVTTTNVTAAVPMPSLNQATSKASSPKAPVNKPAAKRSVRAKTT